TTCACAAATTGTTCGCGATCCTTCCCGACATAGCCGAAAGCGAAAGCACAGTGCTCATCCAGGGGCCGTCAGGTTCTGGGAAGGAATTGTTCGCCCGTGCTATCCACAGCCTTAGTCCGCGAAAAGACCGCAGCAACATCACCATAAATTGCGGAACATTGCCACATCAGTTATTTGAGTCGGAGCTGTTCGGATATGTCAGAGGAGCATTCACCGATGCCAAGCAGGACAAACCCGGTAAGCTGGCCTTCGCCGAAGGCGGGACTGTGTTTTTCGACGAGATCGGCGATCTACCGCTTTCGATCCAGGTTAAGCTCCTGCGTCTGCTGCAGCAGCGTGAATACGAGCCTGTAGGCGGAACAAAACTCGTGAAGGCTGACATTAGAATCGTTGCCGCCACGAATAGAGATTTGAAAGATCTTGTGGCTCAGGGTCGATTCCGCGATGACTTGTATTTCCGACTCGCCGTTGTTAAATTTGAGCTTCCAGCGCTGAAGCAGAGACGTGAAGACATACCATATCTGGTAGATCACTTCATCAGCAAATTTAACGCCCGCAAGGGAAAGCGAATCATTAGCGTTAGCCCGGACGTAATGCACATTCTGATGCAACACGATTTCCCCGGTAATGTCCGAGAACTCGAGAACATCATTGAGTACGGCTTCGTCGTTTGCCACGGAGGCGTAATACAGAAAGAACATCTTCCGGCCGATCTTCGCCAGCAGGCTGACGGAACACCCGTAGGCGATGTGCCGTATGCTACGCCGCTCGCGCGGTCGATCGATGAGATTGACCAGATTCTATCGACGCTGAGGAAGTACGGGGGAAGAATCGCCCCGACGGCTGCCGAACTCGGCATACATCGGACTACTCTTTGGCGCAAGCTTAAGCGTCACCGGATCGATCCTGGACAGATCGGGTAGCTGCTACTCCATTTTATATCGATGTGATCTGTTGCGTTGCAACATATATCGTTGCACTGCAACAATATATGTTGCATTTCTTGCAACGTATTCCTATGCGCTTACTCCATAATGTATTAGATGCCATCGTTTTGAGCCAAATTCTGTCCTCTGGCACGCTTGATGCAACATCTTACAATGGAGGTGAGATTGAAAGTAGCGATACCGCAGTTCGAAGGCGAGGTTGCACCCTGTTTCGAGGTTGCCGGCAACATGCTGATTGCTCTCGTTGAAGACAATGCAGTGATTTCTTCAAAGTCTATCGTATGTGTCGGACCAGAGGGGTACCGGCGAGTCAGGCTGCTTCAGGTGCATGGAGTCAGCACTCTTATCTGCAATGGGATCAAAGGTCTCTATCGAGATATGTTAGTTGCGTCTGGTATAAAGGTGTTCCAGGGCATCAGTGCACCTATCGAGGATGTGCTGGAACGCTTCACAGCCTGCGAATTGGACGTGGAACCATCGAGCTATGAAGAACTGACTGAGCCGTGCAACACGCCTCATCAGGACATTGTCTACTGGGCGAGAACGCTCTTCGAGAGCCACGGCTATTCAGTGCATCAAGCACCCGATCAGGATCAGCACCTGATAGATCTTATCGCTGAGATTCCATGTCCGGTGTGCAGTGGCCTGGTGAGAGTGGCCATATGTTGCGGGGCGCATACATACCGTACCACACAAGAAATCGCCGAATTCCATCATGCTATGCCTCTGGAATACAACGCCCGTGTGTTCATTTGTCCGACTAATCCGACGATTGCCAAATGCTGCAATGAATACGGAATTGAATTGATCAGTCCGGATTTTGAAGGCATACACGGACGCATCATAGCGGACGGCAAGTTACCTATTCTGGAAGGTCAGGTACGAGATCATGAAAGGGCCTCATGGTCATGAGACTTGCATCGAGCAAACATACAGAACAAAACCAGAGGAGCTACCTCGGTAAAAGGTGATTGGAATGGATATGAGGACAGACAAGATCAATGCTGAGGAGCGGGAAAGGGCATTCGTATCACTCAGAAAACCGGAGGTGGTGGAAAAGCAGAAGCTTCATGTTCGGTATCACGTTGAGGATTATGATGCCGAGGACCGTCCCCGGGCATTCCTCAAGGCGTTCGCTGCCATTCTGAAGCACTCCAGCTATCGTATGGCCTTGGACCATTTCATTCGCATGAGCGCAAAGTGCTCTCGGTGCGCTACCACTTGTCAGGTTTACCAGGCCACAGGTGACCTCAAAGACATTCCATGCTTTCGGTCGGAGTTGTTGCTCAGCGTATACCGGCGTCATTTCACAATGGGCGGTCTGCTGCGGGGACGGGCCTTGGGTACCGGGCATCTGACCGACGATAAGATTCAGGAAATGGCAGAGAGTTTCTGGAACTGCACCGCTTGCCGCCGCTGCTCTATGGAGTGTCCTTCAGGCATCGATCACGGACTGATCGCTCATCTCGGAAGGTACATCCTGAGCGAAATAGGCATAGCGCCCCGCGCGCTGGTGGTAAGTACCCGTGAGCAGTTAGAGGGCAAGTCCGGTAATACCTCTGCTATTCCGGTTCCTGCGCTGATCGATACTCTCGAGTTTCTCGAAGAGGACATGCTCGAAGAGAAGAATGTAGCGATTAAGTTTCCGATGGATGTCGAAGGCGCCAACTATGTGTTCTTCCCTGCCGTGAGTGATTTTCTTATGGAAGCGGAGACTCTTATGGGCATTGCAGCGGTTTTCGCCGCAACGGGTGATTCCTGGACGACCGGCACCGGATACTTTGATGGTATCAACTATGGTCTGTTTTACAGTGATCGCATTCTCGAACGCGTTGTCAAAAAGATTGATGCCGAGACCAGGAGGCTGAAAGGGAAGCAGGTTCTTATCGGGGAATGCGGCCATGCCTCCAGATCGGCGAAGTATTTCCTGCCTACTTACTGCGGAGGCAAAGACGCGTTTCCGGTTATCAATATCATGGAATACACATACGAGGTGTGGAAAGAGGGTCGCTTGGTGCTCGACCCGACTATCGTAACCCAGAAGGTCGCTTACCACGATCCGTGTAACATTGCGCGTCAGAGATGGATCATTGATCAGCCGAGGGAGCTTCTGCGGGCATTCTGCCCGAATTATGTGGAGATGACGCCAATGGGTGAGAATAACATCTGCTGCGGAGGCGGAGGCGGAACCGTGTCGATAGATGAGATCCGGCCATACAGAACGACAATCGGCGGAAAACTGAAGGCAGACCAGATCAGAAAATCGGGATGCGAGATTCTCGTCGCACCATGTGCCAACTGCAAGAAGCAGCTCAGGGAGCTTGTCGAGGATCAGAAGATAGACTGCGAGGTGGTAGGTCTGCACGATCTCATATACAAGGCCATAGTCTTCGACGATTCGCTTAAGGTCAAAGAAGAACAGCCGCAAGAAGTAGCGGAGGAGGAGTAGACAATGGAGGCGCTTTTGGATTTCGCACGAGGTCCGCTGTTTCGTTTGAGCTTTGCCGTGATGGCACTCGGCCTGCTGCGCATACTGATCTTTGATCTCTACGGAGCAATAGAAGCATATCGAAGGGCTGGCGACAAGACCATGCCCTGGAATTTAGTGATGCGCCGCTCCGCACAGTGGTTGTTGCCGATTAATCGAGCGTTCAAGAACCGTCCGGCATACAGTCTGATCTCGATTCTATTCCATATCGGGTTGCTGCTGGTTCCGATCTTCCTTTTCGCTCACATCCAGCTTTGGCATAAGGTAATCGGCATATCGTGGCTT
This genomic interval from Candidatus Zixiibacteriota bacterium contains the following:
- a CDS encoding sigma 54-interacting transcriptional regulator; the encoded protein is MSETSEELRFFKVILSSIADGVFTVDSERIITSFNAAAERITGIPASKAVGRRCSDVLHSDICESCLLNRTMKTGVQAIDRGVNIINNRGETIPISISTAILRDDDGKVLGAVETFRDLSAIEHLRKELDQKYTIEDIVSRSPQIHKLFAILPDIAESESTVLIQGPSGSGKELFARAIHSLSPRKDRSNITINCGTLPHQLFESELFGYVRGAFTDAKQDKPGKLAFAEGGTVFFDEIGDLPLSIQVKLLRLLQQREYEPVGGTKLVKADIRIVAATNRDLKDLVAQGRFRDDLYFRLAVVKFELPALKQRREDIPYLVDHFISKFNARKGKRIISVSPDVMHILMQHDFPGNVRELENIIEYGFVVCHGGVIQKEHLPADLRQQADGTPVGDVPYATPLARSIDEIDQILSTLRKYGGRIAPTAAELGIHRTTLWRKLKRHRIDPGQIG
- a CDS encoding (Fe-S)-binding protein encodes the protein MDMRTDKINAEERERAFVSLRKPEVVEKQKLHVRYHVEDYDAEDRPRAFLKAFAAILKHSSYRMALDHFIRMSAKCSRCATTCQVYQATGDLKDIPCFRSELLLSVYRRHFTMGGLLRGRALGTGHLTDDKIQEMAESFWNCTACRRCSMECPSGIDHGLIAHLGRYILSEIGIAPRALVVSTREQLEGKSGNTSAIPVPALIDTLEFLEEDMLEEKNVAIKFPMDVEGANYVFFPAVSDFLMEAETLMGIAAVFAATGDSWTTGTGYFDGINYGLFYSDRILERVVKKIDAETRRLKGKQVLIGECGHASRSAKYFLPTYCGGKDAFPVINIMEYTYEVWKEGRLVLDPTIVTQKVAYHDPCNIARQRWIIDQPRELLRAFCPNYVEMTPMGENNICCGGGGGTVSIDEIRPYRTTIGGKLKADQIRKSGCEILVAPCANCKKQLRELVEDQKIDCEVVGLHDLIYKAIVFDDSLKVKEEQPQEVAEEE